CCGCTCGCTCGTCCCACGCGTGCACGCAAGCACGTGTGGCTCACTGGCCGAGCGGTCGTTTCGCTCAGGCTCGTCGCTCACGCCTCGACTCACGCTGTTCGTCTTAGCGTTCGCTCGTTCCGAGCCTGAGGCAGCAACGCCGCCTCAGGCTCGTGTACTCACGGGTCGCTACGCTTCCCCGTTCGTTCTTTTCGGGCTTTCGCTTCGCTCAAGCCCGTGTACTATCCACGTCGATGGCGTCCACCGGACACACGTCGACGCAGAGCATGCAGTCGATACACTGAATCTCGTTCGCGGGGTCGGCCTTCCGCTCGCTCTCCGGGTGGCCGGGAGTGTCGACCCACTCGAAGACGTCGACGGGGCAGTCCTCGACGCACGCGCCGTCCTCGATGCAGATGTCGAAGTCGACGGCGACGTGCGTGCCGTGGATGCCGAGCTGTTCGGGTTCGTCCACCGGCCCCCAGACGTCGTGGCCCTCGTGGGTGTCGACGACCTCGCGGTTCTCGTCGAAGTTCGGGTCGATAGCCATACTGTCTCGTCGGGGTCGAAGTCTGTTAAGGCTTCGAGGTGTCGGCCCAGGCCGGCACGTTTTCAGCCCTCCCGGACTGAGAGCCGAGTATGCGCAAGGTACGACTCGCAGACCTGGAGTCGCGGATGGGGCCGGCGTCCGTCATCCTCCCGCTCACGGACGCGCTCGGCTTAGCGGACGTCGCGATGAACTACTACGAGCTCGACGAGGGCGAGTCGACGGCGTTCGGCTACCACGCCCACGAGAACCAAGAGGAGGTGTTCTACGTCGAGTCCGGGACGCTGACGTTCCGCACCGCCGACGGCCCCGTTCACGCGAAGGCCGGCGAAGTCGTGCGATTCGGCCCCGGCGAGTACCAGCGCGCGACGAACGAGCACGCCGACCGCGCCCTCGTCCTCGCCCTCGGCGCACCCCAAGACGCCGGCGCAACGCGCTCCCTCCGCGAATGCGACGACTGCGGCGGCGAGACCAGCCACCACATCGAACTCGCCGACGACCACGACGCCGTCGTCGCCGTCTGCGACGAATGCGGGAACGAGACGGGGCGATACACGTGAGCGAGCCCTACCCGCAGAAGACCGACGCCCACCCGCCGCGCATCGTCTACGACGACGAATGCGGCTTCTGCACGTGGTGTGCGCGCTTCGCCGCCCGCCACGGCGACTTCGAACTCGTCGGCTTCCACGAACTCACCCCCGACCAACTCGCCCGCCTCCCCGACGACTACGAACACTGCGCCCACCTCCTCACCGACGACGCCGTCTACGACTGCGGCGCGTCAGCAGAACACGTCATCCGCCACCTCGTCCCCGCCCTCGACGGCGTCTTCCACGCCCTCAACTACGTCCCCGGCTACGCCGC
This sequence is a window from Halocalculus aciditolerans. Protein-coding genes within it:
- a CDS encoding 4Fe-4S dicluster domain-containing protein encodes the protein MAIDPNFDENREVVDTHEGHDVWGPVDEPEQLGIHGTHVAVDFDICIEDGACVEDCPVDVFEWVDTPGHPESERKADPANEIQCIDCMLCVDVCPVDAIDVDSTRA
- a CDS encoding cupin domain-containing protein, which encodes MRKVRLADLESRMGPASVILPLTDALGLADVAMNYYELDEGESTAFGYHAHENQEEVFYVESGTLTFRTADGPVHAKAGEVVRFGPGEYQRATNEHADRALVLALGAPQDAGATRSLRECDDCGGETSHHIELADDHDAVVAVCDECGNETGRYT
- a CDS encoding thiol-disulfide oxidoreductase DCC family protein; translation: MSEPYPQKTDAHPPRIVYDDECGFCTWCARFAARHGDFELVGFHELTPDQLARLPDDYEHCAHLLTDDAVYDCGASAEHVIRHLVPALDGVFHALNYVPGYAALRERTYRWAADRRALWGKLLRECPPAEDD